In Zingiber officinale cultivar Zhangliang chromosome 3A, Zo_v1.1, whole genome shotgun sequence, the DNA window ATATTTTTTCTCAGGTAATATATTAGGTTGGGCACTAATTGTGTTTTCTAGAGCTCAAGGGATAAGAATGGGCACACCTATCCTTTTTAGCAGTACAAAACCTATGCTATTCTAAGAGGATCTAAGAAGCTTTATGATGTACACATATAATATAATACAATGAGAAAGGGGTTGTGAAGCACTCAATGCACCACGGTTACCAAATAGTTACTCCTATCTCCCATAAGCCTACAAAATCCAAACAAATAGGCTAAGTATTCAAACTCGCAACTTGATCTGATATCATGCTAGTTGATTTTCCTTGAATCTTGTCATTTATAAGGTCATACCTGCTTGGCTGGACACTGCACCTCATTTATACTTATGTCTAATGTTGCTTTCTATCCTTCCATATGCATTCTTCCTCTTCCATCAGACATATCTAAGATTAAACCATTAATCTTAAATAACACTTGAGAATATTCCAATGTCAGAAAAACTTTTTTTTGACAATTGAATTCTTTgtatttctttttctctctctATCTGTGAAGTTGTCATTTATCTCCTATAAGAGtaatgatataaaaatatttttaccatATGGTTCTATGAAATTAATATTTGTAGATAGATGCTGATTAGAATACAAAGATACTACTCATAAATCTGCTGATTCATTTTGTTTTCTTTGTCTTTTCTAGATTTGCATTTGTTGATAGCTAAACGCCTTTCTATTTTCACTTTTTATATTGCAATTTCACATGACGTATGTAACAGGGGGGCCTGGCAGTGGAAAAGGCACACAGTGTGCAAAGATTGTTGAAAACTATGGTTTCACCCATCTCAGTGCTGGAGATCTTCTGCGTGCAGAAATTAAATCTGGCTCGGAAAATGGGTATTTACTATATTCAATCTGATTATATAATGCATAGATGTGTTAGTGCAACTTCgttaattttttaataacattatAAAATCAGGTTTCAGGGCTCAGCAGTAATCATTAACTAGGGTGGAATTAAGTTGAGTAACTAGGAACCGGCTTTACAAATTAGGGAATTCCTATTCAACTATTCAATCACCTTATAACTGGCCAGATGGTCATCCACAGTTGACTGGCAAGTCTCCTGAAGTGATTCAATGTACAAATTTTAAATTGGATACAAAGGTAGGTTGATCCTAATGTGAAAATGATTTGAGTGGAAGTGACTTTCCATTGTCAGGAGATAAGGGATATTTAAGAGGATCAGAAGAAAACCATGACACAAAACATGTGATATGAATTAGTTCAACACATTACATATCCTCTCTTTCAAAGACTTAAGTAGCTGCAGACTGCACTTGAACGATATGACCAAGTTGAATATCCTGTTATCTGCACTTACTTGGGGAGTTAACTAGAATGGCTATTGTTTTTCTCTGACTACATTCTTTCTCCAGTACCATGATCTCAAACATGATCAAGGAAGGGAAAATTGTCCCTGCTGAGGTTACAATTGATCTTCTGAAGAAGGCTATGATTGGGAGTGGAAATGACAGATTTCTTATTGATGGTTTTCCCAGAAATGAAGAGAACCGTGCTGCTTTTGAGAATGGGGTAATTTGGCAATATGGTAGCTGCTACAACTCTGCAATTTAATTCTACAAATATACTCGttacatttttttcttttctttctgttgTTATAGACAAAGATTGAGCCAGAGTTCATACTATTTTTTGACTGTCCAGAGGAAGAGATGGAACGCAGACTTCTAAGCCGCAACCAGGTTATTTTAGCACAGCCTCTTATCCCTTAATTTTCCATTCCCCAAATTTGccattttttaattttctgaATGATGCAGGAGAGAGTTGATGATAACATTGAGACCATAAGAAAGCGCTTCAGAGTTTTTGTTGAATCCAGTCTACCTGTCATTGAGCATTATGAATTGAAGGGCAAGGTTCGAAAGGTACTAAGCTTTTACTTGTGAAATTTTCATTTAATCAGTTATATAATTTTGCTCAGAGATAATCTAATAATATTCTCACTCTACGTGTACCGAGGGGAATCATATCTTAGACTCTTTTCATCCTTCATGGCTATTTGGTATTGTGATTCCAATGGGCGGTTTCAGTCTCCTTTCAGATGGTATTATGAAATTTAATGCCAAGGT includes these proteins:
- the LOC122053182 gene encoding UMP-CMP kinase 3-like yields the protein MGTMVDSNKDAHVNFPGDKKITVVFVLGGPGSGKGTQCAKIVENYGFTHLSAGDLLRAEIKSGSENGTMISNMIKEGKIVPAEVTIDLLKKAMIGSGNDRFLIDGFPRNEENRAAFENGTKIEPEFILFFDCPEEEMERRLLSRNQERVDDNIETIRKRFRVFVESSLPVIEHYELKGKVRKVNATKSIEEVFEDVKIIFAPFHTNIE